The following coding sequences are from one Rhipicephalus microplus isolate Deutch F79 chromosome 3, USDA_Rmic, whole genome shotgun sequence window:
- the LOC142804286 gene encoding uncharacterized protein LOC142804286 produces the protein MEVDFPALGMHAVQYSPAVGGPSAAPAPFWKTSSALMQRHDTDQLASTIHGIGFTLVGGVRVRCKGSKAWWTWDSLPSPIFHGTSVPCKGNTGERPVQPMIPSQGASTTCDRKIRRASQEHESALVRSSVGEEEASAGKAAVPQAVGQCGDSEWKLVQSKKSRWKAAALHKQEQSSKLCADSEGKVLAVTAAKSIRSTSPMTAVVSQKQTQSASSAVCGRKPEGRGSVSHNVIRDSFKKVQRVPSKQFKDCSVSFATHCESVTNDAVNEVSSAKAIYQH, from the coding sequence ATGGAAGTCGATTTTCCTGCACTTGGTATGCATGCAGTTCAATATTCTCCAGCAGTAGGTGGACCTTCCGCTGCACCAGCTCCTTTCTGGAAAACCAGCAGTGCTCTCATGCAGAGACACGACACTGACCAACTGGCCAGTACCATTCATGGTATTGGCTTTACGCTCGTTGGCGGTGTCCGCGTTCGCTGCAAGGGAAGCAAGGCTTGGTGGACCTGGGACAGCCTGCCTTCCCCCATTTTCCATGGCACAAGTGTACCATGCAAGGGAAACACTGGGGAGAGGCCTGTTCAGCCAATGATCCCTAGTCAAGGTGCAAGCACCACTTGTGACAGGAAAATAAGGAGAGCCTCACAGGAGCATGAGAGTGCTCTTGTGCGCTCTTCTGTGGGGGAAGAGgaggccagtgctggaaaagcagctgtgccacaggctgtcggccagtgtggcgacagtgagtggaaactggtgcagtcaaagaagagccggtggaaggctgcggcactgcacaagcaagaacagagctctaaactgtgtgcagacagcgaaggcaaagttcttgctgtgacagctgccaagtccatcaggtccacttcacctatgacagcagttgtgagccagaaacagactcagtctgcttcttccgctgtatgtggtagaaagcctgaaggacgagggagtgtctcgcacaacgtcattcgtgatagttttaaaaaggtgcagcgtgttcctagcaagcagtttaaagactgctcagttagtttcgcgactcactgtgaatctgtcacgaatgacgctgtgaacgaggtttcttctgcaaaagccatctaccagcactga